One part of the Streptomyces nigra genome encodes these proteins:
- a CDS encoding PPA1309 family protein produces MSNTPMAANPLTRAVLEIDEYASGLGWDQPARLFALVDTARLRVQEPGLAAQLGLGDEQESTGLTPIEQDELPTGKQLDEFLGTIAWPDAVAGCALTVERLMLPPSAEAQVPQGLSDAELTRWVAEHPERQEVRMTVAVLRDGSRESALRLREKDTPTEVLTGPELVPGLAQALAATFED; encoded by the coding sequence ATGTCCAACACTCCCATGGCAGCCAACCCCCTGACCCGGGCCGTTCTCGAGATCGACGAGTACGCCTCCGGACTCGGCTGGGACCAGCCCGCCCGCCTCTTCGCCCTCGTCGACACCGCACGGCTGCGAGTCCAGGAACCCGGCCTCGCCGCCCAGCTCGGCCTGGGGGACGAGCAGGAGTCCACCGGCCTGACCCCGATCGAGCAGGACGAACTTCCAACGGGCAAGCAGCTCGACGAGTTCCTCGGCACGATCGCCTGGCCCGACGCCGTCGCCGGCTGCGCGCTCACGGTCGAGCGTCTGATGCTGCCGCCGTCCGCGGAGGCGCAGGTGCCGCAGGGTCTGAGCGACGCCGAGCTGACGCGCTGGGTGGCGGAGCACCCCGAGCGGCAGGAGGTCCGGATGACGGTGGCGGTGCTGCGCGACGGCAGCCGTGAGTCGGCGCTGCGGCTGCGCGAGAAGGACACCCCGACGGAGGTCCTGACCGGTCCCGAGCTGGTGCCCGGCCTGGCGCAGGCGCTGGCGGCGACGTTCGAGGACTGA
- a CDS encoding UPF0182 family protein, whose amino-acid sequence MPDRGGGPTGPRMRVGRPSRRVRTLLMTLGVLAVLGMVFTMFAGFWTDWLWYRSVNYSSVFTTTLWTKIGLFFVFGLLMALAVGFNIWLAHRLRPPLSAMSMEQQNLDRYRMGIAPYKKWLLIAITALVGLIAGASASSQWRTWLMWVNGVPFGEKDPQFHLDVGFYAFDLPWYRFLLGFGFAAVILSVIAAALTHYLYGGLRITSPGARATAAATGHLSVLLGIFVALKAVAYWLDRYGLAVKSSDFKATDNWTGLRYVDANAYLPAKTILFCIAVICALLFFATLWRRTWQLPVIGFGLMVLSAILIGGLYPAIVQKFQVQPNEQAKEAPYVEKNLKATRDAYGIDGTQVTEYPGTSETEDKTKLRDDVGSTASIRIMDPNIVSPTFQQLQQIRNYYAFPTNLDVDRYSKDGKDQDTVIGLREINLNGIPKRNWINDHFRYTHGYGAVAAEGTNADSQGRPEFTESDLPSKGDLGTYEQRVYYGEKTTMYSIVGGPQKEIDYSDDSGEKTYSYKGDSGVSLSNPVNRAAYAVAFGEPQILYSGAIGDGSRILYNRTPKERVEAVAPWLTIDGDAYPAVVDGRIQWIVDAYTTTNGYPYSSRTTLGDTTADSLTATNDNRAVVAQQNQVNYIRNSVKATVDAYTGEVKLFQWDTKDPVLRTWMKAFPGTVKAKSEISSGLMAHLRYPQDLFKVQRELLTRYHVKDATTFLSGSEVWQVPDDPTNKSGSAVPPYYLSMKMPDQQAQAFSLTTTFTPNGRDNLSAFMAVDAEAGTGDYGKIRILKLPTNTTVNGPSQVQSQFNSEQNIAETIRLLRGGDSEVEYGNLLAVPLDGGLLYVEPVYVRGGGLKYPLLRKVLVSYGGATAFEDTLDEALNKVFGAEGPTTEPPDEGDDGGTTPPPKSTDPTVQEALDDAQKAFDAGQEALKKGDWEAYGKAQKDLQDALRRAEDAQDAANKGAGGSGDGDADAKPGKSPEPTSEPTGT is encoded by the coding sequence ATGCCGGACCGCGGCGGAGGCCCGACCGGGCCACGGATGAGAGTGGGCCGCCCGTCCCGGCGGGTCCGGACCCTGCTCATGACACTGGGCGTCCTCGCCGTCCTCGGCATGGTCTTCACCATGTTCGCGGGGTTCTGGACGGACTGGCTCTGGTACCGGTCGGTGAACTACTCGTCGGTGTTCACGACGACGCTGTGGACCAAGATCGGACTGTTCTTCGTCTTCGGCCTGCTGATGGCCCTAGCGGTCGGCTTCAACATCTGGCTGGCCCACCGGCTGCGCCCGCCGCTGAGCGCGATGTCGATGGAGCAGCAGAACCTCGACCGCTACCGCATGGGCATCGCGCCCTACAAGAAGTGGCTGCTGATCGCCATCACGGCGCTGGTCGGTCTGATCGCCGGCGCCTCCGCCTCCAGCCAGTGGCGGACCTGGCTGATGTGGGTCAACGGCGTGCCCTTCGGTGAGAAGGACCCCCAGTTCCACCTCGACGTCGGCTTCTACGCCTTCGACCTGCCCTGGTACCGGTTCCTGCTCGGCTTCGGCTTCGCCGCAGTGATCCTCTCCGTGATCGCCGCAGCGCTCACCCACTACCTGTACGGCGGGCTGCGCATCACCAGCCCCGGCGCGCGCGCCACGGCCGCCGCCACCGGGCACCTCTCGGTCCTCCTCGGCATCTTCGTCGCGCTGAAGGCCGTCGCCTACTGGCTCGACCGGTACGGCCTGGCGGTCAAGTCCAGCGACTTCAAGGCCACCGACAACTGGACCGGTCTGCGGTACGTCGACGCCAACGCCTATCTGCCGGCGAAGACGATCCTGTTCTGCATCGCGGTCATCTGCGCCCTGCTGTTCTTCGCCACCCTGTGGCGGCGCACCTGGCAGCTGCCCGTGATCGGCTTCGGCCTGATGGTGCTGTCCGCGATCCTGATCGGCGGCCTGTACCCGGCGATCGTGCAGAAGTTCCAGGTCCAGCCGAACGAGCAGGCCAAGGAAGCGCCGTACGTCGAGAAGAACCTGAAGGCGACGCGTGACGCCTACGGCATCGACGGCACCCAGGTCACCGAGTACCCCGGCACCAGCGAGACCGAGGACAAGACCAAGCTGCGCGACGACGTGGGCTCCACGGCGAGCATCCGCATCATGGACCCGAACATCGTCTCGCCGACGTTCCAGCAGCTCCAGCAGATCAGGAACTACTACGCGTTCCCGACCAACCTGGACGTGGACCGGTACAGCAAGGACGGCAAGGACCAGGACACGGTCATCGGTCTGCGCGAGATCAACCTCAACGGCATCCCGAAGCGCAACTGGATCAACGACCATTTCCGGTACACCCACGGATACGGCGCGGTGGCCGCGGAGGGCACCAACGCCGACTCCCAGGGCCGCCCGGAGTTCACCGAGTCCGACCTGCCGTCCAAGGGCGACCTCGGGACGTACGAGCAGCGGGTCTACTACGGCGAGAAGACCACGATGTACTCGATCGTCGGCGGTCCCCAGAAGGAGATCGACTACTCCGACGACAGCGGTGAGAAGACCTACAGCTACAAGGGCGACAGCGGGGTCAGCCTCTCCAACCCGGTGAACCGGGCCGCGTACGCCGTGGCGTTCGGCGAGCCGCAGATCCTGTACTCGGGTGCCATCGGCGACGGTTCGCGCATCCTGTACAACCGCACGCCCAAGGAGCGCGTCGAGGCGGTCGCCCCGTGGCTGACCATCGACGGCGACGCCTACCCGGCGGTCGTGGACGGACGGATCCAGTGGATCGTCGACGCTTACACGACGACGAACGGCTACCCGTACTCCTCGCGCACGACCCTCGGCGACACCACGGCCGACTCGCTGACCGCCACCAACGACAACCGCGCGGTGGTGGCCCAGCAGAACCAGGTCAACTACATCCGCAACTCGGTGAAGGCGACGGTCGACGCCTACACCGGTGAGGTCAAGCTCTTCCAGTGGGACACCAAGGACCCCGTCCTGAGGACCTGGATGAAGGCCTTCCCCGGCACGGTCAAGGCCAAGAGCGAGATCTCCAGCGGGCTCATGGCCCATCTGCGCTACCCGCAGGACCTGTTCAAGGTCCAGCGTGAGCTGCTCACCCGCTACCACGTGAAGGACGCCACGACGTTCCTCAGCGGCAGCGAGGTCTGGCAGGTGCCGGACGACCCGACCAACAAGTCGGGCAGCGCGGTGCCGCCGTACTACCTGAGCATGAAGATGCCCGACCAGCAGGCGCAGGCGTTCTCGCTGACGACGACGTTCACGCCCAACGGCAGGGACAACCTCAGCGCGTTCATGGCGGTCGACGCGGAGGCGGGGACCGGTGACTACGGCAAGATCAGAATTCTGAAACTGCCGACCAACACCACGGTCAACGGCCCCAGTCAGGTACAGAGCCAGTTCAACTCCGAGCAGAACATCGCCGAGACGATCAGGCTGCTGAGAGGCGGCGACTCGGAGGTCGAGTACGGCAACCTGCTGGCGGTCCCGCTGGACGGCGGACTGCTCTACGTGGAGCCGGTCTACGTCCGCGGTGGCGGGCTCAAGTACCCGCTGCTGCGCAAGGTGCTGGTGTCCTACGGCGGCGCCACCGCCTTCGAGGACACGCTCGACGAGGCGCTGAACAAGGTCTTCGGAGCCGAGGGCCCGACGACCGAGCCGCCGGACGAGGGCGACGACGGCGGTACGACCCCGCCGCCGAAGTCCACCGACCCGACGGTCCAGGAAGCGCTCGACGACGCCCAGAAGGCGTTCGACGCCGGCCAGGAAGCCCTGAAGAAGGGTGACTGGGAGGCGTACGGCAAGGCGCAGAAGGACCTGCAGGACGCGCTGCGGCGGGCCGAGGACGCCCAGGACGCCGCGAACAAGGGCGCCGGCGGATCCGGTGACGGGGACGCGGACGCCAAGCCGGGCAAGAGTCCCGAGCCGACCAGCGAGCCCACCGGCACCTAG
- a CDS encoding tetratricopeptide repeat protein gives MSDLVQPEDTPALDRPLDADDAGEAAEEARHRLAAQSGEPEAMSVLGAMLLRRGDLDGAEPHLRAATAAGDRAAANNLGVLLHQRGYADEAAGWWRIAAVAGSAAAAHALGRHHRERGDEPAAEYWLRQSAEQGHALGAYALADLLEHRSDPGAERWMRAAAERGHREAAYRLARALDRQAGHTDLDGPDNGVAADEAAPEEAEQWYRQAAARGHRRAALHLGAILERRGELKEAGRWYLTSAKDGEPRAACALGFLLRDAGDSESAAVWWLRAAQDGDGNAANALGALHAERGETQTAERWYRAAMDAGDVNGAYNLGLLCAEQKRTAQAEQWYRRAAYAGHREAANALAILLLQVGDAAGAEPWFSKAAEAGSVDAAFNLGILHAGRGEEEAALRWYERAAAAGHSEAALQVGIARLRDGDEFAAERHLRCAAGAGSAEAAYRLATLLDARRPPEPAHELGETVHEKTECEEWYERAATQGHRRAQVRVGMLAAARGDVVEAAEWYRRAAEAGSRNGAFNLGLLLAREGSEPEAAVWWTRAADAGHGRSALRLALVYARRGELAEGQRWADRAVTLGPKEVAQRAARLRDALREELSA, from the coding sequence ATGAGTGATCTGGTGCAGCCGGAGGACACCCCGGCCCTCGACCGCCCCCTGGACGCCGATGACGCGGGGGAGGCGGCCGAGGAGGCACGTCACCGGCTCGCCGCGCAGAGCGGCGAGCCCGAGGCCATGAGCGTCCTCGGGGCCATGCTGCTGCGCCGCGGCGACCTCGACGGCGCCGAGCCCCATCTGCGCGCCGCCACCGCAGCGGGCGACCGGGCCGCGGCCAACAACCTCGGCGTCCTGCTGCACCAGCGCGGCTACGCCGACGAGGCCGCCGGCTGGTGGCGGATCGCCGCCGTCGCCGGATCGGCAGCGGCCGCGCACGCGCTCGGCAGGCACCACCGCGAGCGCGGTGACGAGCCAGCCGCCGAGTACTGGCTGCGGCAGTCCGCCGAGCAGGGACACGCGCTGGGCGCCTACGCGCTCGCCGATCTGCTGGAGCACCGCAGCGACCCCGGCGCCGAGCGCTGGATGCGGGCGGCCGCCGAGCGCGGCCACCGCGAGGCCGCGTACCGGCTGGCCCGTGCGCTCGACCGGCAGGCCGGCCACACGGACCTGGACGGGCCGGACAACGGTGTCGCCGCGGACGAGGCCGCGCCGGAGGAGGCCGAGCAGTGGTACCGGCAGGCCGCCGCGCGCGGACACCGCCGGGCCGCCCTGCACCTCGGGGCCATCCTCGAGCGGCGGGGCGAGCTCAAAGAGGCCGGTCGCTGGTATCTGACGTCCGCCAAGGACGGTGAGCCGCGGGCCGCCTGCGCCCTGGGCTTCCTGCTGCGCGACGCCGGGGACAGCGAGAGCGCCGCCGTGTGGTGGCTGCGGGCCGCCCAGGACGGCGACGGCAACGCGGCCAACGCGCTGGGCGCGCTGCACGCCGAGCGGGGCGAGACGCAGACCGCCGAGCGCTGGTACCGGGCCGCCATGGACGCCGGGGACGTGAACGGCGCGTACAACCTCGGGCTGCTCTGCGCCGAGCAGAAGCGCACCGCGCAGGCCGAGCAGTGGTACCGGCGGGCCGCGTACGCCGGGCACCGCGAGGCGGCGAACGCGCTGGCCATCCTGCTGCTCCAGGTCGGGGACGCCGCGGGCGCCGAGCCCTGGTTCTCCAAGGCCGCCGAGGCCGGCAGCGTGGACGCCGCGTTCAACCTGGGCATCCTGCACGCCGGACGGGGCGAGGAGGAGGCCGCGCTGCGCTGGTACGAGCGCGCGGCCGCCGCCGGGCACTCGGAGGCGGCGCTCCAGGTCGGCATCGCGCGGCTGCGGGACGGGGACGAGTTCGCGGCCGAGCGGCATCTGCGGTGTGCGGCCGGGGCCGGCAGCGCCGAGGCGGCGTACCGGCTGGCGACCCTGCTCGACGCGCGGCGCCCGCCGGAGCCCGCGCACGAGCTGGGCGAGACGGTGCACGAGAAGACCGAGTGCGAGGAGTGGTACGAGCGCGCGGCGACCCAGGGGCACCGGCGCGCCCAGGTCAGGGTCGGCATGCTGGCCGCCGCGCGCGGTGACGTGGTCGAGGCGGCCGAGTGGTACCGGAGGGCCGCCGAGGCCGGCTCGCGCAACGGCGCGTTCAATCTCGGTCTGCTGCTGGCGAGGGAGGGCAGCGAGCCCGAGGCCGCCGTGTGGTGGACCCGTGCGGCGGACGCCGGGCATGGGCGGTCGGCCTTGCGGCTCGCCCTGGTCTACGCGCGTCGCGGCGAGCTGGCGGAGGGCCAGCGCTGGGCCGACCGCGCGGTGACCCTCGGCCCGAAGGAGGTCGCGCAGCGCGCGGCACGTCTGCGGGACGCTCTGCGGGAGGAACTGTCCGCCTGA
- a CDS encoding Fur family transcriptional regulator → MSDLLERLRGRGWRMTAQRRVVAEVLAGEHVHMTADEVHARAVAKLPEISRATVYNTLGELVSLGEVVEVSTDKRAKRYDPNAHRPHHHLVCAQCGTIRDVHPTGNPLADLPDSERFGFSVSEVEVTYRGVCPNCSKA, encoded by the coding sequence ATGAGTGACCTTCTGGAACGGCTGCGTGGACGCGGGTGGCGCATGACCGCGCAGCGGCGCGTCGTGGCCGAGGTCCTCGCCGGCGAGCATGTCCATATGACGGCCGACGAGGTGCACGCCCGAGCTGTCGCCAAGCTGCCCGAGATCTCGCGTGCCACCGTCTACAACACGCTGGGTGAGCTCGTGTCCCTCGGCGAGGTGGTCGAGGTCTCCACCGACAAGCGCGCCAAGCGGTACGACCCGAACGCGCACCGGCCGCACCACCACCTGGTGTGCGCCCAGTGCGGCACGATCCGGGACGTCCACCCCACCGGGAACCCGCTGGCCGATCTTCCCGACTCCGAGCGCTTCGGCTTCTCGGTCTCCGAGGTCGAGGTCACCTACCGCGGCGTCTGCCCGAACTGCTCCAAGGCCTGA
- a CDS encoding catalase, whose product MTQGPLTTEAGAPVADNQNSETAGIGGPVLVQDQLLLEKLAHFNRERIPERVVHARGAGAYGTFTVTGDVTRYTRAKFLSEVGKETEVFLRFSTVAGNLGAADAVRDPRGFAVKFYTEEGNYDLVGNNTPVFFIRDAIKFPDFIHTQKRDPYTGSQEADNVFDFWGLSPESTHQVTWLFGDRGIPASYRHMDGFGSHTYQWNNEAGEAFWVKYHFKTDQGIKNLTAEEAEVLAGKDPDSHQRDLREAIERGEYPTWTVSVQIMPVTEAATYRFNPFDLTKVWPHADYPLIEFGKLELNRNPENIFAEVEQSIFSPAHFVPGIGPSPDKMLQGRLFAYGDAHRYRVGINADHLPVNRPHATEARTHSRDGYLYDGRHKGAKNYEPNSFGGPFQTDRPLWQPVQVSGVTGETVTPVHAEDNDFVQAGNLYRLMSEDERERLVKNLANAISGVTRDDIAERAIDNFRQADEDFGKRLEAAVQALRG is encoded by the coding sequence GTGACCCAGGGACCGCTCACGACGGAGGCCGGAGCTCCGGTGGCCGACAACCAGAACAGCGAGACCGCGGGGATCGGCGGCCCGGTCCTCGTCCAGGACCAGCTCCTGCTCGAGAAGCTCGCGCACTTCAACCGGGAGCGCATCCCGGAGCGCGTGGTGCACGCCCGCGGCGCCGGTGCGTACGGCACCTTCACGGTGACCGGCGACGTCACGCGGTACACCCGGGCGAAGTTCCTGTCCGAGGTGGGCAAGGAGACCGAGGTCTTCCTGCGCTTCTCCACGGTCGCGGGCAACCTGGGTGCGGCGGACGCGGTGCGCGACCCGCGCGGGTTCGCGGTGAAGTTCTACACCGAGGAGGGCAACTACGACCTCGTCGGCAACAACACCCCGGTGTTCTTCATCCGGGACGCGATCAAGTTCCCCGACTTCATCCACACCCAGAAACGCGACCCGTACACCGGTTCGCAGGAGGCGGACAACGTCTTCGACTTCTGGGGCCTGTCGCCCGAGTCGACCCACCAGGTGACCTGGCTGTTCGGCGACCGCGGCATCCCGGCGTCCTACCGCCACATGGACGGCTTCGGCTCCCACACCTACCAGTGGAACAACGAGGCAGGCGAGGCCTTCTGGGTCAAGTACCACTTCAAGACGGACCAGGGCATCAAGAACCTGACCGCCGAGGAGGCCGAGGTCCTCGCGGGCAAGGACCCCGACTCCCACCAGCGCGACCTGCGCGAGGCCATCGAGCGGGGCGAGTACCCGACCTGGACCGTTTCCGTCCAGATCATGCCGGTGACCGAGGCGGCGACCTACCGCTTCAACCCGTTCGACCTGACCAAGGTCTGGCCGCACGCGGACTACCCGCTGATCGAGTTCGGCAAGCTGGAGCTCAACCGCAACCCGGAGAACATCTTCGCCGAGGTCGAGCAGTCGATCTTCAGCCCCGCCCACTTCGTGCCGGGCATCGGTCCCTCCCCGGACAAGATGCTCCAGGGCCGTCTCTTCGCGTACGGCGACGCCCACCGCTACCGCGTCGGCATCAACGCCGACCACCTGCCGGTGAACCGACCGCACGCCACCGAGGCGCGCACCCACTCCCGTGACGGCTACCTCTACGACGGCCGCCACAAGGGCGCGAAGAACTACGAGCCGAACAGCTTCGGCGGCCCCTTCCAGACGGACCGCCCGCTGTGGCAGCCCGTGCAGGTCAGCGGGGTCACCGGTGAGACGGTCACGCCCGTCCACGCCGAGGACAACGACTTCGTCCAGGCGGGCAACCTCTACCGGCTGATGTCGGAGGACGAGAGGGAGCGCCTGGTGAAGAATTTGGCGAACGCCATCTCCGGCGTGACGCGCGACGACATCGCCGAGCGCGCGATCGACAACTTCCGCCAGGCCGACGAGGACTTCGGCAAGCGGCTGGAGGCCGCCGTGCAGGCACTGCGCGGCTGA
- a CDS encoding CBS domain-containing protein: MLVRDAMSTVVLTIGPTHTLRQAAALMSTRRVGAAIVHDPDAGGIGILTERDILNSVGLGQSPDTERVHDHTTDDVVFATPSWTLEEAARAMAHGGFRHLIVLESDEPVGVVSVRDVIRCWAPARQHAPA; the protein is encoded by the coding sequence ATGCTCGTACGAGACGCCATGAGCACCGTGGTCCTCACCATCGGCCCCACCCACACCCTTCGCCAGGCAGCCGCGCTGATGTCCACCCGCCGGGTCGGCGCGGCCATCGTCCATGATCCCGACGCGGGCGGCATCGGCATCCTCACCGAACGCGACATCCTCAACTCCGTCGGTCTCGGGCAGAGTCCGGACACCGAACGGGTGCACGACCACACCACCGACGACGTCGTCTTCGCCACGCCGTCCTGGACCCTGGAGGAGGCGGCCCGTGCCATGGCGCACGGCGGCTTCCGGCATCTGATCGTGCTGGAAAGCGACGAGCCCGTCGGCGTCGTCTCGGTCCGGGACGTCATCCGCTGCTGGGCTCCGGCCCGCCAGCACGCGCCGGCCTGA
- the hisN gene encoding histidinol-phosphatase, with product MPDYLDDLRLAHVLADAADAATMARFKALDLKVETKPDMTPVSEADRAAEELIRGQLQRARPRDAILGEEYGVEGTGPRRWVIDPIDGTKNYVRGVPVWATLISLMEAGEGGFQPVVGVVSAPALGRRWWAAQGYGAFSGRSLSAATRLHVSRVSKLADASFAYSSLSGWEEQGRLDGFLDLTREVWRTRAYGDFWPYMMVAEGAVDLCAEPELSLWDMAATSIVVTEAGGSFTGLDGRPGPHSGNAAASNGLLHDELLGYLNGRY from the coding sequence ATGCCGGACTACCTCGACGATCTCCGCCTCGCCCACGTCCTCGCGGACGCCGCCGACGCCGCCACCATGGCCCGCTTCAAGGCGCTCGACCTCAAGGTCGAGACCAAGCCGGACATGACGCCGGTGAGCGAGGCCGACCGGGCCGCCGAGGAGCTGATCCGGGGGCAGCTGCAGCGGGCCCGCCCGCGCGACGCGATCCTCGGCGAGGAGTACGGCGTCGAGGGCACAGGCCCCCGCCGCTGGGTGATCGACCCGATCGACGGCACCAAGAACTACGTCCGGGGCGTCCCGGTGTGGGCCACGCTCATCTCGCTGATGGAGGCGGGCGAGGGCGGCTTCCAGCCGGTCGTCGGCGTCGTGTCCGCCCCGGCGCTCGGCCGGCGCTGGTGGGCCGCCCAGGGGTACGGCGCGTTCAGCGGGCGCAGCCTCTCCGCCGCGACCCGGCTGCACGTCTCGCGCGTCTCGAAGCTGGCGGACGCGTCGTTCGCGTACTCCTCGCTCAGCGGCTGGGAGGAGCAGGGGCGCCTGGACGGCTTCCTCGACCTGACGCGCGAGGTCTGGCGCACACGCGCGTACGGCGACTTCTGGCCGTACATGATGGTCGCCGAGGGCGCGGTGGACCTCTGCGCCGAACCGGAGCTCTCCCTCTGGGACATGGCCGCGACCTCGATCGTCGTGACGGAGGCGGGCGGCAGCTTCACCGGCCTCGACGGCCGCCCCGGCCCGCACAGCGGCAACGCCGCAGCCTCGAACGGACTGCTGCACGACGAACTCCTGGGCTACCTCAACGGCCGGTACTGA
- a CDS encoding TetR/AcrR family transcriptional regulator, producing MPAARDSLLDAAFTALARRPWSAVRMVDVASAAGVSRQTLYNEFGSKEGLARALVRREADTYLAGVERALATPSDARDRLTATADWTARLARDNALVRALLTGCWSERLPAPTLSAVPSSSAVPAQRRADGPLPAPGDFVAMVRDRAVTVLAASGAAQPDPAGLARCCELALRLALSCVAAPPPGEDGVAELVRGALDRQLKD from the coding sequence ATGCCTGCAGCGCGGGATTCCCTGCTCGACGCCGCCTTCACGGCGCTGGCGCGTCGGCCCTGGTCGGCCGTGCGGATGGTCGACGTGGCCTCGGCGGCCGGGGTGTCCCGGCAGACGCTTTACAACGAGTTCGGCAGCAAGGAGGGACTGGCCCGCGCGCTGGTCCGCAGGGAGGCCGACACCTATCTGGCGGGCGTCGAACGCGCCCTCGCCACCCCGAGCGACGCCCGTGACCGGCTGACCGCGACCGCCGACTGGACCGCGCGGCTCGCCCGTGACAACGCACTGGTCCGGGCCCTGCTCACCGGTTGCTGGAGCGAGCGCCTGCCCGCGCCGACGCTGTCCGCGGTGCCGTCCTCCTCGGCCGTGCCCGCCCAGCGCAGGGCCGACGGGCCGCTGCCCGCGCCCGGCGACTTCGTGGCCATGGTGCGCGACCGGGCCGTCACGGTGCTCGCCGCGTCCGGCGCCGCCCAGCCGGACCCCGCGGGTCTCGCGCGCTGCTGCGAACTCGCCCTGCGGCTCGCCCTGTCCTGCGTCGCCGCCCCGCCGCCCGGCGAGGACGGGGTCGCCGAGCTCGTACGGGGCGCCCTGGACCGGCAGTTGAAGGACTGA
- a CDS encoding DMT family transporter, with protein sequence MAWLLVIVAGLLETGFAVCLKLSHGFSRLWPTVAFCIFALGSFGLLTLSLRKLDVGPAYAVWTGIGAAGTAIYGMVFLGDIVSTLKIVSISLVILGVVGLQLSGSAH encoded by the coding sequence ATGGCGTGGCTGCTGGTCATCGTGGCGGGGCTGCTCGAAACCGGCTTCGCCGTCTGTCTGAAACTGTCGCACGGCTTTTCGCGCCTGTGGCCGACCGTCGCCTTCTGCATCTTCGCGCTCGGCAGCTTCGGTCTGCTGACCCTGTCCCTGCGGAAGCTGGACGTGGGTCCGGCGTACGCGGTGTGGACGGGCATCGGGGCGGCGGGCACCGCGATCTACGGGATGGTCTTCCTCGGCGACATCGTCTCCACGTTGAAGATCGTGTCGATCTCCCTGGTCATCCTGGGAGTGGTCGGCCTCCAGCTGTCCGGATCCGCGCACTAG
- the rsgA gene encoding ribosome small subunit-dependent GTPase A, protein MRRYGKHTDEDDIRTRPGRRNTRPRTNIRPKHEDAAEGMVLTVDRGRLTCLVDDRVVLAMKARELGRKAAVVGDRVALVGDLTGKKDTLARIVRIEERSSVLRRTADDDDPFERVVVANADQLAIVTALADPEPRPRLIDRCLVAAFDGGLEPLLVLTKSDLASPDELLELYGALDIPYVVTNREELTDGGAADRVREHLSGRVTAFVGHSGVGKTTLVNALVPEDRRRVTGHVNAVTGRGRHTTTSALALPLGGAGGWVVDTPGVRSFGLAHVDPSRVIHAFPDLEAGTEGCPRACSHDEPDCALDAWVAEGHADPARLYSLRRLLSTRERTEGD, encoded by the coding sequence ATGCGCCGCTACGGCAAGCACACCGACGAGGACGACATCCGCACGCGCCCCGGCCGTCGGAACACCAGGCCCCGGACCAACATCCGCCCGAAGCACGAGGACGCCGCCGAGGGCATGGTCCTCACCGTCGACCGGGGGCGGCTGACCTGCCTCGTCGACGACCGGGTCGTCCTCGCGATGAAGGCCCGCGAACTGGGCCGCAAGGCCGCGGTGGTCGGCGACCGGGTGGCCCTGGTCGGCGATCTGACCGGGAAGAAGGACACCCTCGCGCGGATCGTGCGCATCGAGGAGCGCAGCTCGGTGCTGCGCCGCACCGCCGACGACGACGATCCGTTCGAGCGGGTCGTGGTCGCCAACGCCGACCAGCTGGCCATCGTCACCGCCCTCGCCGATCCCGAGCCGCGGCCCCGGCTGATCGACCGCTGTCTCGTGGCGGCGTTCGACGGCGGCCTGGAGCCGCTGCTGGTGCTGACCAAGTCCGACCTCGCGTCCCCGGACGAACTGCTGGAGCTGTACGGCGCGTTGGACATCCCCTACGTCGTCACCAACCGCGAGGAGCTGACCGACGGCGGCGCTGCGGACCGGGTGCGCGAGCATCTGAGCGGCAGGGTCACGGCGTTCGTGGGCCACTCCGGCGTCGGCAAGACGACGCTGGTGAACGCGCTGGTGCCGGAGGACCGCCGGCGTGTCACCGGGCACGTCAACGCGGTGACCGGGCGCGGCCGGCACACCACGACGTCGGCGCTCGCCCTGCCGCTGGGCGGGGCGGGCGGCTGGGTGGTCGACACCCCGGGCGTACGGTCGTTCGGGCTCGCCCATGTCGACCCGTCCCGGGTCATCCACGCCTTCCCCGACCTGGAGGCGGGCACCGAGGGCTGCCCGCGCGCGTGCAGTCACGACGAGCCGGACTGCGCGCTGGACGCCTGGGTGGCGGAGGGTCACGCCGATCCGGCGCGGCTGTACTCGCTGCGCCGGCTGCTGTCGACGCGGGAGCGCACGGAGGGCGACTGA